In Tsuneonella amylolytica, one genomic interval encodes:
- a CDS encoding acyltransferase family protein gives MNDIQIFVNMFKAGNITIHSIQLLRAVAALLVVLFHAHLALVQVGSAKMFAGEAYLFRFGAVGVHIFFVISGFIMVHTSRTEPSFDAKSFLRRRLLRIYPIYWICAALYVIAHFAIEQPFFLSGAEWIGALLLWPGQASKIIGPAWTLSFEMYFYVCFGLFILFGLTRGLLGLGAFFLVCIFVRPLTGFQSSPTNLASNPLLIEFLAGCVIGWLLKTGRLPKRGGNLAIVGALFLYLGGIVVGYERVPSLIAWGPPSALLILGVAIIESARGAHSSVRRIGYFGDSSYALYLIHILIITLIISAVGAARVQTLPAIPGAILITILSLAAAESLHWGLERPLLRRLNPRRALVPPRPILEIEGSEVRGSGPE, from the coding sequence TTGAACGATATCCAAATCTTTGTTAATATGTTCAAAGCAGGAAACATAACAATTCACTCGATTCAACTACTGCGAGCGGTGGCGGCTTTGCTCGTGGTGCTTTTTCATGCGCACCTCGCACTCGTGCAAGTAGGTTCCGCCAAAATGTTCGCCGGCGAAGCATATCTTTTTAGATTTGGTGCGGTCGGCGTCCATATCTTTTTCGTGATCAGCGGCTTCATTATGGTTCACACCTCGCGTACTGAGCCCTCTTTCGACGCGAAAAGCTTTTTGCGGCGGCGTCTCCTGCGCATCTACCCCATTTACTGGATCTGCGCCGCCCTCTATGTCATCGCACATTTCGCGATTGAACAACCCTTTTTCCTTTCGGGCGCTGAATGGATCGGCGCGCTACTACTTTGGCCGGGGCAGGCTTCGAAGATCATCGGTCCAGCTTGGACTCTCTCCTTTGAGATGTATTTTTATGTTTGCTTCGGGCTCTTCATTCTATTCGGTCTGACACGCGGATTGTTGGGTCTGGGCGCGTTCTTCCTGGTCTGCATCTTTGTGCGACCGCTTACGGGTTTCCAGTCGTCGCCTACTAATCTAGCAAGCAATCCGCTGTTGATCGAGTTTTTGGCAGGTTGCGTGATCGGCTGGCTACTAAAGACTGGTCGCCTCCCCAAGCGTGGTGGAAACTTAGCAATCGTCGGCGCGCTCTTCCTGTATCTTGGCGGCATCGTGGTCGGTTACGAACGCGTGCCCAGTCTTATCGCATGGGGTCCGCCGAGCGCCCTTCTAATTCTAGGTGTCGCGATAATCGAATCTGCGCGCGGGGCGCATTCTTCGGTGCGAAGGATCGGCTATTTTGGTGATAGTAGCTATGCCCTCTATTTGATCCACATTCTGATCATAACGCTCATTATTTCGGCGGTAGGAGCTGCGAGAGTGCAAACGCTACCCGCGATCCCCGGGGCCATCCTCATTACCATCCTCTCGCTCGCTGCCGCCGAAAGCCTTCATTGGGGCCTTGAGCGCCCGTTACTGCGCCGACTCAATCCACGCCGAGCGCTCGTGCCGCCTCGACCGATTCTCGAGATCGAAGGGTCCGAGGTTCGGGGAAGCGGGCCGGAATGA
- a CDS encoding beta propeller repeat protein: MKIFSSLASSRDETVVWSGVASNPENGYIFKRPPFDGGGFITDFTWSADGRDLLCCTDVFNGYVRRAGEDRWTPLLETKNLPHSEFDPPPKSVYNGRGLYAARFAPSDKRLIYAVWRGRVYRVFRGQALPTSLIDKTMLANNGASRRFGGALAVHPTDSGVVVVGTNGDGAYATRDGFASAPVMLDLPQTAIEQGNVRGKTLFAFAPDGGLYAHVFGTGLFFYPTGPFGPVRFLGGPLNSTGLKLMPSGDLFTVHYRFGSAGKETPTQTAMRGIWRLRGGDWTHLRPGEWVDQVAVDPSDEQRMLSTDEDSQKWFSSQDGGETWRDIGDEYRGDGEVAWMSNRKKAMYPSKIDFHPLIPGRLVISDGIGLTWANYNFERAGDLTVHDMTRGIYEFVPTCGWARAGQPDLLLGCMDKAVWRVDPKCGLSGEWTYAPKDGKRNESAVTHLRSIDGAIDDPRFVAGLFHQSGGVPGYSEDFAASWIPFGRKPDGSAWLPGGCIAVSNRDTMLLAEGNKGGLWRTRDGGVNWLPVGFGGVTHVRSLVNAFYVARKCIAADKERPGTFAVLMNTFDQPGGGPNLGGLWVTADGGATFEQVFDGALHSPGQRNFEPSQFWQCRLEYVPGRAGELLYASETEARDSETLLWSRDGGRSWRSLSAYRIASWAFGKGKGDGPDARPAIWFYGFHDGVRGLYVTYDWFATAPKLVSRFPLESISTVGRGLCLVGDMNRAGRCAIGLGGASWAICEPS; this comes from the coding sequence TTGAAGATCTTTAGTTCGCTTGCTTCGTCGAGAGACGAAACGGTTGTTTGGTCTGGCGTCGCCTCAAACCCTGAAAATGGCTATATATTTAAGCGGCCGCCGTTCGACGGCGGCGGCTTCATCACCGATTTCACCTGGTCTGCCGACGGACGGGACCTGTTGTGTTGTACCGACGTGTTCAACGGTTACGTGCGGCGCGCGGGGGAGGATCGCTGGACCCCGCTGCTCGAGACCAAGAACCTTCCGCACTCCGAATTCGATCCTCCGCCCAAGAGCGTCTACAACGGCCGCGGTCTGTATGCCGCGCGCTTCGCTCCCAGCGACAAGCGCTTGATCTACGCAGTGTGGCGCGGCCGGGTCTATCGGGTTTTTCGCGGGCAGGCGCTGCCGACCAGTCTTATTGACAAGACGATGCTCGCCAACAACGGCGCCAGCCGCCGGTTCGGCGGCGCGCTGGCGGTGCATCCGACCGATTCGGGCGTGGTGGTGGTAGGGACCAACGGCGATGGTGCCTATGCTACGCGCGACGGGTTCGCCAGCGCCCCGGTGATGCTCGACCTGCCGCAAACCGCCATCGAGCAGGGCAATGTACGCGGCAAGACGTTGTTCGCCTTCGCGCCAGATGGCGGTTTGTACGCGCATGTGTTTGGGACCGGGCTGTTCTTCTATCCGACCGGCCCGTTCGGCCCAGTGCGATTCTTGGGCGGGCCGCTCAATTCCACCGGCCTAAAGCTAATGCCGAGCGGGGACCTGTTTACCGTACATTACCGCTTTGGCTCGGCAGGCAAGGAAACGCCCACGCAGACCGCGATGCGCGGCATCTGGCGGCTGCGCGGCGGCGATTGGACCCACTTACGGCCCGGTGAATGGGTCGACCAAGTAGCGGTCGACCCGAGCGATGAACAGCGTATGCTCTCGACCGACGAGGACTCACAAAAGTGGTTCTCCTCGCAGGATGGCGGGGAAACCTGGCGGGACATCGGCGACGAGTATCGCGGCGATGGCGAAGTCGCGTGGATGTCGAATCGAAAGAAGGCCATGTATCCGTCCAAGATCGATTTCCACCCCCTGATCCCGGGTCGTCTGGTAATCTCCGACGGGATCGGCTTGACTTGGGCAAATTACAATTTCGAACGTGCCGGCGACCTTACGGTCCACGACATGACGCGCGGGATCTACGAATTCGTGCCGACCTGTGGATGGGCGCGGGCCGGTCAACCCGATTTGCTGCTCGGCTGCATGGACAAAGCGGTCTGGCGGGTTGACCCGAAGTGCGGTCTGTCGGGCGAATGGACCTACGCTCCGAAGGACGGCAAGCGCAACGAGAGCGCCGTAACGCACCTACGCTCGATCGACGGCGCCATCGACGATCCGCGTTTCGTGGCCGGACTATTTCACCAATCGGGCGGGGTGCCCGGCTACAGCGAGGACTTCGCGGCGAGTTGGATACCGTTCGGCCGCAAGCCCGACGGATCCGCCTGGCTACCCGGGGGATGCATCGCGGTCTCAAACCGCGACACGATGCTGCTAGCTGAAGGCAACAAGGGCGGCCTGTGGCGCACGCGCGATGGCGGGGTGAATTGGCTACCGGTGGGATTCGGCGGGGTCACGCACGTCCGCAGCCTCGTCAACGCGTTTTACGTTGCGCGCAAATGCATCGCCGCGGACAAGGAACGGCCCGGCACTTTTGCCGTCCTGATGAATACTTTCGACCAGCCGGGGGGCGGCCCGAACCTTGGCGGACTTTGGGTCACGGCCGACGGCGGTGCGACCTTCGAACAGGTGTTCGACGGCGCGCTTCATTCGCCTGGCCAACGCAATTTCGAACCCTCACAATTCTGGCAATGCCGGCTAGAGTACGTGCCAGGCCGCGCGGGCGAACTGCTGTATGCCAGTGAGACCGAGGCCCGTGACAGCGAGACTCTGTTGTGGAGCCGTGACGGCGGTCGCAGCTGGCGCTCGCTTTCAGCCTATCGCATCGCCTCATGGGCGTTCGGCAAGGGCAAGGGCGATGGGCCCGACGCGCGCCCAGCAATCTGGTTCTACGGGTTTCACGACGGCGTGCGTGGTCTTTATGTGACTTACGACTGGTTCGCTACCGCGCCTAAACTCGTGTCGCGCTTCCCGCTCGAATCGATTAGCACCGTGGGACGTGGCCTGTGCCTTGTGGGCGACATGAACCGCGCGGGCCGCTGTGCTATCGGCTTGGGCGGAGCAAGCTGGGCGATTTGTGAGCCCAGCTAA
- a CDS encoding FkbM family methyltransferase yields the protein MKNPFARRAPTPEESAYARLARKGYSPATIVDVGAYEGNWTRLARRTFPAARAIMCEVQPGKRAGLEAVASELGRVKLVSAVLSARADETVRFNEMETGSSLYPENSNVERTERELVTTTLDIATQGAEGPAFLKIDVQGAELDVLTGGQDFLAKCDLVQLEIALLDYNRGAPRFVDVIGYMDERGFVPYDIAGWSRPNRIDLVQMDLLFTRRDSPLRTTFFEF from the coding sequence ATGAAAAATCCCTTCGCCCGCCGTGCCCCCACCCCGGAGGAGAGCGCCTATGCGCGATTGGCGCGCAAGGGTTATTCACCGGCCACGATCGTCGACGTCGGTGCCTACGAAGGCAACTGGACTCGGCTGGCGCGTAGAACGTTTCCCGCTGCGCGAGCGATCATGTGCGAGGTTCAGCCAGGCAAGCGCGCTGGGCTGGAGGCGGTGGCCAGCGAGCTAGGTCGGGTCAAGCTGGTGTCCGCCGTCCTTTCCGCGCGCGCAGACGAAACCGTTCGTTTCAATGAGATGGAAACCGGCTCCTCGCTTTATCCGGAAAACAGCAACGTCGAGCGGACCGAACGCGAACTTGTCACCACCACGCTCGACATCGCGACGCAAGGGGCAGAGGGACCTGCCTTTCTCAAGATCGATGTGCAGGGGGCCGAACTCGACGTGCTCACCGGCGGCCAGGATTTCCTCGCAAAATGCGACCTCGTCCAGCTCGAGATCGCGTTGCTTGACTACAATCGCGGCGCGCCGCGCTTCGTCGACGTGATCGGCTACATGGACGAGCGCGGCTTCGTGCCGTACGACATTGCCGGATGGAGCCGCCCCAACCGGATCGACCTCGTGCAGATGGACCTGTTGTTCACCCGCCGCGATTCGCCGCTGCGCACGACGTTCTTCGAGTTTTGA
- a CDS encoding acyltransferase family protein: protein MTAKEQAHRLTYLDGWRGLAILFVLLGHFGPFGAMWGSFGVELFFVLSGRLMAHILYIERMGLRKFFWRRFSRIYPVLLVFVLAMLIVTFAAQAMGREEGTNALTAFSALTFWINLYGAFGGNIAGPLDHLWSIAIEEHSYAILAAMSVAVARNRKIAVWLCICLSILAMINGAVLYYKGAGYVHEIYWRTDVRIAPVFLSAGLYLLTREIRNPHWALPPVFLLCAATTFHSFGSLPLKMTVPTLMLAYAVNTIEYSHEFVRRFLSLPVFVWAGLISYSLYIWQQPFYKVANGSSWALFPAVILAMASYFLVETPARRWLNRRRIGDLPMDPIP, encoded by the coding sequence ATGACTGCGAAAGAACAAGCTCATCGCCTAACATATTTGGATGGATGGCGCGGCCTCGCAATTCTATTCGTATTACTTGGGCATTTTGGCCCCTTCGGAGCCATGTGGGGAAGTTTTGGGGTCGAACTATTTTTTGTTCTCAGTGGAAGGCTCATGGCGCATATCCTTTACATCGAGCGCATGGGTCTAAGGAAATTTTTTTGGCGTCGGTTTTCAAGAATCTATCCTGTTTTGCTAGTATTTGTCCTGGCGATGCTTATTGTGACCTTCGCTGCTCAAGCGATGGGGCGGGAGGAGGGTACGAATGCATTGACAGCCTTCTCTGCGTTAACATTCTGGATCAATTTATACGGTGCCTTTGGGGGCAATATCGCAGGACCGCTAGATCATCTGTGGTCAATTGCAATTGAGGAGCACTCTTACGCAATCCTTGCCGCGATGTCAGTTGCCGTAGCGCGAAACAGAAAGATTGCCGTTTGGCTATGTATATGTTTGTCTATCTTGGCGATGATAAATGGCGCAGTTTTATATTATAAGGGGGCTGGGTACGTACATGAAATTTACTGGCGCACGGACGTGCGTATCGCACCTGTCTTTTTGTCCGCCGGACTTTACCTGCTGACGCGAGAAATTCGAAACCCTCATTGGGCTTTACCTCCAGTATTTTTGCTTTGTGCTGCGACAACCTTCCATTCTTTTGGCTCTCTGCCATTGAAAATGACGGTACCGACCTTAATGCTAGCGTACGCAGTAAATACAATTGAATACAGTCATGAATTCGTCCGTAGATTTTTGTCTCTTCCGGTATTCGTTTGGGCTGGATTGATCTCGTATTCGCTTTATATATGGCAACAGCCATTCTACAAAGTTGCGAATGGATCTTCTTGGGCCCTGTTCCCCGCCGTGATTTTGGCGATGGCTAGTTATTTTTTGGTTGAGACTCCTGCGCGTAGATGGCTCAATCGCCGTCGCATCGGTGATTTGCCCATGGATCCGATCCCGTGA
- a CDS encoding exopolysaccharide biosynthesis polyprenyl glycosylphosphotransferase encodes MNEIDSRLLLNPHSRREHGGMLARDKRASLYALSFTLDCLALIAGYYTALQIRDERWLSAAGQPILFLAIPVFVLIMLAREVQAVETLESRLLAMRRGLGALSATLLVILGVSFVVNADEISRAGLALTFGAAAVYLVLGKLALDYVFNRTMHGQALATVLIRDGLEVESPNPALATVDVAAAGLWPDPDRPDKIDRLSHLVAPYDRVIVACRTNHRAAWASFLKGSDVGGEIVLEENLLMGAVDVGQVGGRDTLVMSLGPLNLVNRVQKRALDIAVSALALAALSPLLLLTAVAIKLDSPGPVLFRQRRVGLGGRQFDILKFRSMRQSDADGARSASRDDDRVTRVGRFIRRTSIDELPQLVNVLRGDMSMVGPRPHALGSRAGDQLFWHASEAYWMRHALKPGLTGLAQIRGYRGATDTEHDLQMRVHHDLEYVSGWSLWSDIVILLKTVRVVVHPNAY; translated from the coding sequence GTGAACGAGATCGATAGTCGATTACTGCTGAACCCGCATTCGCGCCGTGAGCATGGGGGAATGCTCGCGCGCGACAAGCGGGCGTCGCTTTACGCACTGTCTTTCACGCTCGACTGCCTAGCGCTGATAGCGGGCTATTACACTGCCTTGCAGATTAGAGACGAGCGTTGGTTGTCCGCAGCGGGGCAACCAATCCTATTTCTCGCCATTCCCGTGTTTGTGCTGATAATGCTTGCTCGCGAAGTACAGGCGGTGGAAACGCTGGAGAGCCGACTACTGGCGATGCGCCGCGGTCTTGGCGCGCTGAGCGCAACGCTGCTGGTGATCCTCGGGGTCAGCTTCGTCGTCAATGCGGACGAAATCTCGCGCGCCGGTCTGGCCCTAACCTTCGGTGCCGCGGCCGTTTATCTCGTTCTTGGCAAGCTCGCGCTGGATTACGTTTTTAACCGGACCATGCATGGCCAAGCATTGGCTACGGTCTTGATCCGTGACGGGCTGGAAGTGGAAAGCCCGAATCCCGCGTTGGCAACGGTGGACGTTGCCGCCGCGGGTTTGTGGCCAGACCCCGACCGTCCCGACAAGATCGACCGGTTGTCGCATCTCGTTGCGCCGTACGACCGGGTAATCGTAGCGTGCCGGACGAACCACCGCGCGGCTTGGGCCTCCTTCCTCAAGGGGAGTGACGTGGGCGGTGAAATCGTGCTGGAGGAAAACTTGCTGATGGGCGCCGTCGATGTTGGCCAAGTCGGCGGAAGGGACACGCTGGTGATGTCGCTGGGTCCGCTCAACCTTGTTAATCGCGTACAAAAACGCGCGCTCGATATCGCAGTGTCAGCGCTGGCGCTGGCAGCGCTTTCGCCGCTCCTTTTGTTAACGGCGGTCGCCATCAAGTTGGACAGCCCCGGGCCGGTACTGTTCCGCCAGCGCAGGGTTGGCCTCGGCGGGCGCCAGTTTGATATCCTTAAGTTCCGCTCGATGCGGCAGTCCGACGCGGACGGCGCCCGGTCGGCGAGTCGCGACGACGACCGGGTCACGCGCGTCGGCCGCTTTATCCGCCGCACGAGCATCGACGAGCTACCTCAGCTGGTGAACGTGTTGCGCGGCGACATGAGCATGGTTGGCCCCCGCCCCCACGCGCTGGGGTCACGCGCGGGTGATCAACTGTTCTGGCATGCGAGCGAGGCTTACTGGATGCGCCATGCGCTTAAGCCCGGCCTAACGGGTCTGGCCCAGATTCGCGGCTACAGAGGTGCCACCGATACCGAGCACGACCTGCAGATGCGCGTGCACCACGACCTGGAGTACGTGAGCGGATGGTCGCTGTGGAGCGACATCGTGATCCTGCTCAAGACGGTGCGTGTCGTCGTTCATCCCAATGCCTACTGA
- a CDS encoding polysaccharide pyruvyl transferase family protein, protein MKPPLFFMTIATQFENVGDALIHRELIRLAASHGPVVVDWSRCPEWFRETLDITRIPSVTTITDRTAFYRRILISRLHGKRCILLLKPGAYFGPRGFGELHAALVLGFNKLLALAGVEFMQFGASYERLDKANARFLRRKSRLYAAHFVRDEQSLYYARSLGMSISGLLPDLALAMLAENAPGSTARADGPITIGLSFRIGQFDGQEATILLFINLLVQTIGVEAIRRFVIVSQVEWDTTFADTLERIVSERFGIPVESVATWRSIAQTRETYAECDLIFSNRLHALLTGASVCPHVVGLVDGDANRKIVGAFEAIGWGDNLLDIRSLTPVTFRKFVAFVRANPVSGADAAAHLREGFASAIDPSHLPAHADKRIGHASSVSGTNA, encoded by the coding sequence TTGAAGCCGCCGCTCTTCTTTATGACCATCGCTACTCAATTCGAAAACGTGGGAGACGCGCTCATTCACCGCGAGCTGATCCGGCTCGCGGCGAGCCACGGGCCGGTCGTCGTGGACTGGTCTCGCTGCCCAGAATGGTTTCGCGAAACGCTTGATATAACGCGCATACCATCCGTGACGACGATTACAGACAGAACAGCCTTTTACCGTCGCATCCTAATATCGAGATTGCATGGGAAGCGTTGCATCCTGCTTCTTAAGCCTGGCGCCTACTTTGGGCCGCGCGGCTTCGGCGAACTGCACGCCGCGCTCGTCCTCGGGTTCAATAAGCTGCTCGCACTCGCCGGGGTCGAATTCATGCAGTTCGGCGCTTCCTACGAAAGACTGGACAAGGCTAATGCCCGTTTCCTGCGACGGAAAAGCCGCCTCTATGCGGCGCATTTCGTAAGGGACGAACAGAGCCTGTATTACGCACGGTCGTTGGGTATGTCGATCAGCGGCTTGCTCCCAGATCTTGCCTTGGCGATGCTGGCGGAGAACGCGCCTGGCAGTACCGCTCGCGCGGACGGCCCTATCACGATCGGGCTTTCGTTTCGGATCGGACAGTTCGACGGCCAAGAGGCCACTATTCTTCTCTTTATAAATTTGTTGGTCCAAACGATCGGCGTTGAAGCAATCAGACGATTTGTCATCGTTTCGCAGGTCGAATGGGACACCACCTTTGCCGACACGCTCGAACGGATTGTCTCAGAGCGGTTCGGCATACCGGTCGAATCGGTCGCGACATGGCGTTCGATCGCCCAGACGCGCGAGACCTATGCTGAATGTGATCTGATCTTTTCCAATCGGCTCCACGCTTTGCTAACCGGGGCAAGCGTTTGCCCACATGTGGTCGGCCTTGTCGATGGCGACGCCAATCGCAAGATCGTGGGCGCATTCGAGGCGATCGGCTGGGGCGACAATCTGCTGGATATACGATCGCTGACCCCGGTCACGTTTCGCAAATTTGTCGCGTTCGTGCGGGCCAACCCCGTTAGCGGCGCTGATGCCGCGGCGCATCTGCGTGAAGGGTTTGCTTCCGCGATCGACCCGTCTCACCTGCCTGCTCACGCCGACAAGCGAATTGGCCACGCCTCCTCTGTATCTGGAACGAACGCATGA
- a CDS encoding O-antigen ligase family protein — MRFIGLFLLIAMVPVLVWWLKAYPHQRKWAYAAIGALPFVINAVNLDAAFIAWSTWPGYAKGLIFTALDSLALALIITFRGSFRRLPLQITVLFYLIATIVSLAFSGSAMSSAFYVFQVGRLFLVFVAVAAVVAKPHGIRFLCFGLGFGAIFQAVAAVNERFSGALQSSGTMGHQNLLGMMLHFVTLPLLALLLAGEKNKLVPVGLIAALVAVALGASRGAIGFVAMGIGLLFLLSLLRGANAHKRKVVGAAVVGLMIIGPLTYESLTRRLEVAPTASASGYDERAAFERAARAMWSDHPMGVGANQYVVTANTQGYSKNAGVAWSWRSRSANVHNVYLLVGAETGYLGLIALIAMFGSAIALGFRYVARHPKDPRGDVVLGFTVAILVMSVHSLYEWIFVTYQAQYMFAIALGVIAGFARQDRITGVRKVIPARFPEPRTLRSRESVEAARALGVD, encoded by the coding sequence ATGCGTTTCATCGGCCTTTTTCTCTTAATTGCGATGGTCCCGGTGCTGGTGTGGTGGCTCAAGGCCTACCCGCACCAGCGCAAATGGGCTTACGCGGCAATCGGCGCGCTGCCGTTCGTTATCAATGCCGTTAATTTAGACGCGGCATTTATAGCCTGGTCAACATGGCCCGGTTACGCGAAGGGATTGATCTTCACCGCGCTCGACAGCTTGGCGTTGGCTTTGATAATAACCTTTCGCGGATCGTTTCGCAGGCTTCCTCTTCAAATCACGGTGTTGTTCTATCTGATCGCAACGATCGTCTCACTTGCTTTCAGCGGTTCGGCAATGAGCTCGGCGTTCTACGTCTTTCAAGTTGGGAGGCTTTTCCTCGTGTTCGTAGCTGTCGCAGCGGTCGTCGCGAAGCCTCATGGCATAAGATTTTTGTGTTTCGGCCTTGGTTTTGGAGCGATTTTCCAAGCCGTAGCCGCCGTAAACGAGCGATTTTCGGGCGCATTGCAGTCGTCGGGAACAATGGGCCATCAAAATTTGCTCGGCATGATGCTGCACTTCGTAACGTTGCCCCTCCTCGCGCTTCTGCTGGCTGGAGAAAAGAACAAGCTTGTCCCGGTCGGATTAATTGCTGCGCTGGTCGCTGTCGCGCTCGGGGCGTCGCGGGGGGCGATTGGGTTTGTTGCCATGGGAATCGGACTGCTATTTCTTCTCTCCCTGTTGCGTGGTGCAAACGCCCATAAACGGAAAGTGGTCGGGGCGGCAGTGGTCGGCCTCATGATCATCGGTCCCCTTACTTATGAGAGCCTGACACGGCGCTTGGAGGTCGCGCCCACTGCGTCCGCGAGCGGATACGACGAACGCGCGGCCTTCGAGCGCGCGGCGCGGGCCATGTGGAGCGATCATCCTATGGGAGTAGGGGCAAATCAATATGTCGTCACGGCCAATACACAGGGTTACAGCAAGAATGCGGGCGTCGCATGGTCATGGAGAAGCCGCTCTGCCAACGTTCACAACGTTTATCTGCTCGTGGGAGCTGAAACTGGCTACCTTGGCTTGATAGCTCTGATAGCGATGTTCGGTTCGGCTATCGCGCTCGGGTTCCGGTATGTCGCGCGGCACCCAAAGGATCCGCGCGGCGACGTGGTCCTCGGTTTTACCGTGGCGATCCTAGTGATGTCCGTGCATTCGCTGTACGAATGGATATTTGTAACCTATCAGGCGCAGTATATGTTCGCCATTGCCCTTGGCGTAATTGCAGGCTTCGCTCGCCAGGATCGGATTACCGGCGTCAGAAAAGTCATTCCGGCCCGCTTCCCCGAACCTCGGACCCTTCGATCTCGAGAATCGGTCGAGGCGGCACGAGCGCTCGGCGTGGATTGA